One genomic window of Microbacterium sp. BH-3-3-3 includes the following:
- a CDS encoding amidohydrolase family protein, whose product MTPLPPPAMLDITSLRRVRPWGGDLVDIAMADGKITGITPAGTAPIGVREFDGRGLLALPGIVNAHAHVDKSWWGLPWQSYGGEASTEGRIRHERSERDRLGIPSLERSAHVLREFVRHGTTAIRTHVDVDGGVGLRGIEAVEEAAAAYEGALDVRIVAFPQDGVLRRPGVLDLLREAAARPGVEGIGGLDPATIDRDPVGQIDAITALAADTGVGIDIHLHDPADLGAFQIELLVDRAARLGLQGRVNIAHGFAVAQIEPARRRDLLAAMAEVGVTMTTVAPLRLPQLPLAELDEAGVRFAFGTDGIRDLWSPYGTGDTLGIAWQYARASGLVRDDDLLRVVQLATTDAAWSVGRETHDLIEGARADIVLLDAENPLDALVRLPERMLVVGGGRVLHVA is encoded by the coding sequence ATGACCCCCCTTCCCCCTCCGGCCATGCTCGACATCACCTCGCTCCGGCGCGTCCGGCCCTGGGGCGGTGACCTCGTCGACATCGCGATGGCCGACGGGAAGATCACCGGCATCACTCCGGCGGGCACGGCCCCCATCGGCGTGCGGGAGTTCGACGGACGCGGTCTCCTCGCCCTCCCCGGCATCGTGAACGCGCACGCGCACGTCGACAAGTCGTGGTGGGGGCTTCCCTGGCAGTCCTACGGCGGCGAGGCGTCCACCGAGGGGCGCATCCGCCACGAACGCTCCGAGCGCGACCGCCTCGGCATCCCGTCGCTCGAGCGCTCCGCCCACGTGCTGCGCGAATTCGTGCGCCACGGCACCACCGCGATCCGCACCCACGTCGACGTCGACGGCGGAGTCGGCCTGCGCGGAATCGAGGCCGTGGAAGAAGCGGCCGCGGCGTACGAAGGCGCGCTCGACGTGCGGATCGTCGCCTTCCCCCAAGACGGGGTCCTGCGCCGCCCCGGGGTCCTCGACCTGCTGCGCGAGGCCGCCGCCCGACCCGGCGTGGAGGGGATCGGCGGACTCGACCCGGCGACCATCGACCGCGACCCCGTCGGGCAGATCGACGCGATCACCGCGCTCGCCGCCGACACCGGCGTCGGCATCGACATCCACCTGCACGACCCCGCCGACCTCGGCGCCTTCCAGATCGAACTGCTCGTCGACCGTGCCGCCCGGCTCGGGCTGCAGGGGCGGGTGAACATCGCCCACGGGTTCGCCGTCGCGCAGATCGAGCCCGCGCGCCGCCGCGACCTGCTCGCCGCGATGGCCGAGGTCGGTGTCACCATGACCACGGTCGCCCCGCTCCGCCTGCCGCAGCTGCCGCTCGCCGAGCTCGACGAGGCCGGGGTGCGCTTCGCGTTCGGCACCGACGGCATCCGTGATCTGTGGAGCCCCTACGGCACCGGCGACACCCTCGGGATCGCCTGGCAGTACGCCCGCGCGTCGGGCCTCGTGCGCGACGACGATCTGCTGCGCGTCGTGCAGCTCGCCACGACCGACGCGGCCTGGTCGGTCGGCCGGGAGACCCACGATCTCATCGAGGGTGCCCGCGCCGACATCGTGCTGCTCGATGCCGAGAACCCCCTCGATGCGCTGGTGCGCCTGCCCGAGCGGATGCTCGTCGTCGGCGGCGGGCGGGTGCTGCACGTGGCGTGA
- a CDS encoding Sir2 family NAD-dependent protein deacetylase, whose amino-acid sequence MTDTTEDAEFLASIDRAVEVLAGRRIAVLTGAGVSTDSGIPDYRGKGAPTRTPMTAQQFLSNAEARRRYWVGSHLGWKVFAAAEPNDGHRALADLERAGVANGVVTQNVDGLHVRAGSGRVVELHGTMRRVGCLHCGQVFDRRDLAERVEADNPWISLPENVELGPDGDVTPASADGFVVPVCSVCGGTLKPDVVFFGEYIPVERFREAEQLVHTSGALVIAGSSLVVNSGIRLVERARRKRLPVVIVNRGETRADQRAAVKIDGSTTHVLRALAERLPALL is encoded by the coding sequence ATGACCGACACGACGGAGGATGCCGAGTTCCTGGCATCCATCGATCGAGCCGTCGAGGTGCTCGCGGGCCGCCGCATCGCGGTGTTGACCGGTGCCGGCGTGTCGACGGACTCGGGGATTCCCGACTACCGCGGCAAGGGGGCTCCGACGCGGACGCCCATGACGGCGCAACAGTTCCTCTCGAACGCCGAGGCGCGACGCCGGTACTGGGTGGGCAGTCACCTGGGCTGGAAGGTCTTCGCCGCGGCCGAACCCAATGACGGGCACCGCGCGCTCGCCGACCTCGAACGTGCGGGAGTGGCGAACGGCGTCGTGACGCAGAACGTCGACGGGCTGCACGTGCGCGCGGGCAGTGGACGCGTCGTCGAACTGCACGGCACGATGCGCCGGGTCGGCTGCCTGCACTGCGGTCAGGTGTTCGACCGTCGCGACCTCGCCGAGCGCGTCGAAGCCGACAACCCGTGGATCAGCCTGCCCGAGAACGTCGAGCTCGGCCCCGACGGCGACGTCACCCCCGCTTCGGCCGACGGGTTCGTGGTGCCGGTGTGCTCGGTGTGCGGTGGCACGCTCAAGCCCGACGTGGTGTTCTTCGGCGAGTACATCCCGGTCGAGAGGTTCCGCGAGGCGGAGCAGCTCGTGCACACCAGCGGGGCCCTGGTGATCGCCGGCTCGTCGCTGGTGGTCAACTCCGGCATCCGTCTGGTCGAGCGGGCGCGACGCAAGCGCCTGCCGGTCGTGATCGTCAACCGCGGCGAGACCCGTGCCGACCAGCGCGCCGCGGTGAAGATCGACGGGAGCACCACCCACGTGCTGCGCGCACTCGCCGAGCGGCTGCCCGCGCTTCTCTAA
- a CDS encoding histidine phosphatase family protein, translated as MTILTLVRHGETDWNSGGRIQGSTDIALNDTGRAQARELAERLAAEYAGRDAVVVSSDLSRAAETADVIAAALGTTVALRLPGLQERSYGEAEGMDAPSFARAYGAWHAADVPGAETWPVVRERALAALAEALAVAPEGADVIAVAHGALIREVILYATDGAFPREGERLPNCSATTFRLDGDSWEMLAYAGVAS; from the coding sequence GTGACGATCCTGACCCTCGTGCGACACGGTGAGACCGACTGGAACTCCGGGGGCCGCATCCAGGGCTCGACCGACATCGCCCTGAACGACACCGGTCGCGCCCAGGCGCGCGAGCTCGCCGAGCGTCTCGCCGCCGAGTACGCCGGGCGCGACGCGGTGGTGGTCTCGAGCGACCTGTCCCGCGCGGCCGAGACCGCCGACGTCATCGCCGCAGCACTCGGCACCACCGTGGCGCTGCGACTCCCCGGCCTGCAGGAGCGGTCGTACGGAGAGGCCGAGGGGATGGACGCCCCGTCGTTCGCCCGGGCCTATGGCGCGTGGCACGCGGCCGACGTCCCCGGCGCCGAGACCTGGCCGGTGGTGCGCGAGCGCGCGCTCGCCGCGCTCGCCGAGGCCCTGGCCGTCGCTCCCGAGGGCGCGGACGTCATCGCCGTCGCGCACGGCGCGCTCATCCGCGAAGTCATCCTCTACGCCACCGACGGCGCGTTCCCCCGCGAGGGCGAGCGACTGCCGAACTGCTCGGCGACGACGTTCCGACTCGACGGCGACTCGTGGGAGATGCTGGCGTACGCCGGCGTCGCGAGCTGA
- a CDS encoding CoA ester lyase — translation MNGSFELGPALLFVPGDRPERLAKALERADAAILDLEDAVAPDAKAAAREALIAADPDPDRVVVRVNAPVTADFVLDLAALAQTRVRTVMVAKAEDPASLDPLVSYEVIALCETARGVVAAEQLAACAQVVALMWGAEDLVASLGGTSSRGDGGRYRDVARLARARVLLAAGAFGKRAIDAVHVDIADLEGLSVEARDAAASGFAATACIHPGQVAAIREAYAPRPEQVEWARAVLAAAEGERGVFRFEGRMIDEPILRHARSLVQRARR, via the coding sequence GTGAACGGATCGTTCGAGCTCGGCCCGGCGCTGCTCTTCGTTCCCGGAGACCGGCCCGAGCGGCTCGCAAAAGCCCTCGAACGGGCGGATGCCGCGATCCTCGACCTCGAAGACGCCGTGGCCCCGGATGCCAAGGCCGCCGCCCGCGAAGCACTGATCGCCGCCGATCCCGATCCTGACCGGGTCGTGGTGCGGGTGAACGCTCCCGTGACCGCCGACTTCGTGCTCGACCTCGCCGCGCTGGCGCAGACCCGCGTGCGCACGGTGATGGTCGCCAAGGCCGAGGACCCGGCATCCCTCGATCCTCTGGTGTCGTACGAGGTCATCGCCCTCTGCGAGACGGCGCGCGGCGTCGTCGCGGCGGAACAGCTCGCCGCATGCGCGCAGGTGGTGGCGTTGATGTGGGGCGCGGAAGACCTCGTCGCGAGCCTCGGCGGTACCTCCAGCCGCGGGGACGGCGGCCGGTATCGCGACGTCGCCCGTCTCGCGCGCGCCCGGGTGCTTCTCGCCGCGGGAGCGTTCGGCAAGCGGGCGATCGACGCCGTGCACGTCGACATCGCCGACCTCGAGGGTCTCTCGGTCGAGGCGCGGGATGCCGCGGCATCCGGGTTCGCGGCCACCGCGTGCATCCATCCGGGGCAGGTCGCGGCGATCCGCGAGGCCTACGCCCCCCGCCCGGAGCAGGTGGAGTGGGCGCGCGCCGTGCTCGCGGCCGCCGAGGGCGAGCGCGGGGTGTTCCGGTTCGAGGGGCGCATGATCGACGAGCCGATCCTGCGGCACGCGCGATCGCTCGTGCAGCGCGCGAGGCGCTGA
- a CDS encoding MaoC family dehydratase, translating to MIEQRGLYLEEFVVGERYAHRPGRTVTDADNVLFTTLTMNTQALHLDAAYAATQPFGRPLVNSMWTLSTLVGLSVAQLTQGTLVAQLGLTDVSFPAPLFVGDTLGAETEVVSVRASSSRPGQGIVVMAHTGRSQNDEVVVTATRTVLVWAQEGRA from the coding sequence ATGATCGAGCAGCGCGGCCTGTATCTGGAGGAGTTCGTCGTCGGCGAGAGGTACGCGCACCGCCCCGGTCGCACGGTCACCGACGCCGACAACGTGCTGTTCACCACCCTCACGATGAACACGCAGGCCCTGCATCTGGATGCCGCCTACGCGGCGACCCAGCCCTTCGGTCGGCCGCTCGTGAACTCGATGTGGACGCTGTCGACACTCGTGGGGCTGTCGGTCGCGCAGTTGACGCAGGGCACTCTCGTCGCCCAACTGGGGCTGACCGACGTGAGCTTTCCCGCCCCGCTGTTCGTCGGCGACACCCTCGGCGCCGAGACCGAGGTCGTGTCGGTGCGCGCCTCGAGCTCACGCCCCGGTCAGGGGATCGTGGTGATGGCGCACACCGGTCGATCGCAGAACGACGAGGTGGTCGTCACGGCGACGCGGACCGTGCTGGTGTGGGCGCAGGAGGGGCGGGCGTGA
- a CDS encoding acyl-CoA dehydrogenase family protein codes for MVREFADEVIAPRSYGADRAHELPLDLVAQMGELGLFGLPFPEEVGGQGGDYASLCVAIEAIARVDQSMAITLEAGVGLGAMPIYRYGTEAQKAEYLPDLVAGRALAGFGLTEAEAGSDAGATRTTARLEGDEWVIDGSKQFITNSGTDITRFVTVTAVTGRTGDRPEISTIIVPNGTPGFTVGPAYDKVGWNASDTHPLHFDGVRVPAANLLGERGQGFKNFLRTLDEGRVAIAALATGAAEGCLEAAVDYARTRTVFGETLSTRQSMQFLLARMHARVHTARLAWVHAARLCDAGKPFSVDAAVAKITASDAAMANARDATQVFGGNGFINEYAVARHYRDSKILEIGEGTTEVQLMVISRALGLTGTVAA; via the coding sequence ATGGTGCGCGAGTTCGCCGACGAGGTGATCGCGCCCCGCTCGTACGGGGCCGACCGTGCGCACGAACTGCCCCTCGACCTGGTCGCGCAAATGGGCGAGCTCGGCCTGTTCGGACTGCCGTTCCCCGAGGAGGTCGGCGGGCAGGGCGGCGACTACGCGAGCCTGTGCGTCGCGATCGAGGCGATCGCGCGCGTCGACCAGTCCATGGCGATCACCCTCGAAGCGGGAGTGGGGCTCGGCGCCATGCCGATCTACCGCTACGGCACCGAGGCGCAGAAGGCCGAGTACCTCCCCGACCTCGTCGCCGGTCGCGCGCTCGCCGGCTTCGGGTTGACCGAAGCCGAAGCGGGGAGCGACGCCGGCGCCACCCGCACCACCGCCCGGCTCGAGGGCGACGAGTGGGTGATCGACGGGTCGAAGCAGTTCATCACCAACTCGGGCACCGACATCACCCGGTTCGTGACCGTCACCGCGGTGACCGGTCGCACGGGCGATCGCCCCGAGATCTCGACGATCATCGTGCCGAACGGCACCCCCGGCTTCACCGTGGGCCCGGCCTACGACAAGGTCGGCTGGAACGCCTCCGACACCCACCCGCTGCACTTCGACGGCGTGCGCGTGCCCGCGGCCAACCTGCTGGGCGAGCGCGGACAGGGGTTCAAGAACTTCCTCCGCACGCTCGACGAGGGCCGCGTGGCGATCGCCGCCCTCGCGACCGGAGCCGCCGAGGGCTGCCTCGAAGCGGCGGTCGACTACGCCCGCACCCGCACCGTGTTCGGTGAGACGCTGTCGACGCGTCAGAGCATGCAGTTCCTGCTCGCGCGCATGCACGCCCGCGTGCACACCGCCCGGCTGGCCTGGGTGCACGCAGCGCGGCTGTGCGACGCCGGAAAGCCGTTCTCGGTCGACGCCGCGGTCGCCAAGATCACCGCGAGCGATGCAGCGATGGCGAACGCGCGCGATGCGACGCAGGTGTTCGGCGGCAACGGGTTCATCAACGAGTACGCCGTCGCGCGGCACTACCGCGACTCGAAGATCCTCGAGATCGGCGAGGGCACGACCGAGGTGCAGCTCATGGTGATCTCGCGCGCGCTGGGACTCACCGGTACCGTGGCGGCATGA
- a CDS encoding biotin carboxylase N-terminal domain-containing protein — protein MPTIPVADPRPFSSVLVANRGEIARRVFRTLRRLGIRSVAVYTDADADAPHAREADHAVRVPSYLDVDAVVGAAVAGGAEAVHPGYGFLSENAGFARACAAAGVVFVGPAVEALEVMGDKIRAKEHVAAHGVPTVPGFSATGLTDAEIAVEADRAGYPLLVKPSAGGGGKGMTVATRPDDLVDALATARRVAASAFGDDTLLLERLLERPRHIEVQVLADRHGTTLSLGERECTLQRRHQKVIEEAPSPVVDTETRRRLGEAAVAAARSVGYLGAGTVEFLVSGDRLDEPFFIEMNTRLQVEHPVTELVTGIDLVEQQLRVAAGFALDLPEVRLDGHAIEARIYAETPSRGYLPATGTVTHWHAGDARVDSAVETGSVISALYDPMIAKVIAHGPDRATALARLDAALADTVVLGVDTNIADLRGLLADPAVRAGELDTGLLDRRGTPEAPHPSAAALAAVADRVANEQGPDAGTPTLGSVWRRVGPWRAGGAAAPRIIHLEDDAGRVHDVAPGVIHLGDDLERAHDVAPGPVQAAVVTGGPTEYWVHADGGAHRLRVVSRQAAAERRRAAAGRPPGTIDPDLVAPLPGTVVAVHTADGDAVAAGDRLVTIEAMKMEHTVTAPHAGTVRLRTSAGAQVARDAVVATVTPAAPAGEASTGSPTGVDQVAEPIDAPAGRESSRTTSAMRTTAVADAASAAEDARIAEDAHADADADADADADAASALAEPRDPAATVASSLPASSIPASHKETLP, from the coding sequence GTGCCCACGATCCCCGTCGCCGACCCGCGCCCGTTCTCCTCGGTGCTCGTCGCCAACCGGGGAGAGATCGCACGCCGGGTGTTCCGCACGCTCCGGCGTCTCGGCATCCGCTCCGTCGCCGTGTACACCGACGCGGACGCCGACGCCCCCCACGCCCGCGAGGCGGACCACGCCGTGCGCGTGCCCTCGTATCTCGACGTCGACGCGGTGGTCGGCGCGGCCGTCGCCGGTGGCGCCGAGGCCGTGCACCCGGGCTACGGCTTCCTCAGCGAGAACGCCGGTTTCGCTCGCGCGTGCGCCGCGGCCGGGGTCGTCTTCGTCGGCCCGGCCGTCGAGGCGCTCGAGGTCATGGGCGACAAGATCCGCGCGAAGGAGCACGTCGCCGCCCACGGGGTGCCGACCGTGCCGGGGTTCTCGGCGACCGGGCTCACCGACGCCGAGATCGCCGTCGAGGCCGACCGTGCCGGGTACCCCCTGCTGGTGAAGCCCTCCGCCGGCGGGGGAGGCAAGGGGATGACGGTGGCCACCCGCCCCGACGACCTCGTCGACGCCCTCGCCACGGCCCGCCGGGTGGCGGCATCGGCCTTCGGCGACGACACCCTGCTCCTCGAACGCCTCCTCGAACGCCCCCGGCACATCGAAGTGCAGGTGCTCGCCGACCGGCACGGCACGACGCTGTCGCTCGGCGAGCGCGAGTGCACCCTGCAGCGCCGGCACCAGAAGGTCATCGAGGAGGCACCCTCGCCGGTCGTCGACACCGAGACCCGCCGGCGTCTGGGCGAGGCAGCCGTGGCCGCTGCCCGCAGCGTCGGATACCTCGGCGCCGGCACCGTGGAGTTCCTCGTCTCGGGTGACCGGCTCGACGAGCCGTTCTTCATCGAGATGAACACGCGTCTGCAGGTCGAGCACCCCGTCACCGAGCTCGTCACCGGCATCGACCTCGTCGAGCAGCAGCTGCGGGTCGCGGCGGGGTTCGCGCTCGATCTGCCCGAGGTGCGCCTCGACGGGCACGCGATCGAAGCCCGCATCTATGCCGAGACGCCTTCTCGCGGATACCTTCCCGCCACCGGCACCGTCACCCACTGGCACGCCGGAGACGCGCGCGTCGACAGTGCCGTCGAGACCGGATCGGTCATCAGCGCGCTCTACGACCCCATGATCGCGAAGGTCATCGCGCACGGCCCCGACCGCGCCACCGCGCTCGCCCGCCTCGACGCCGCCCTCGCCGACACCGTCGTGCTCGGCGTCGACACGAACATCGCCGATCTGCGAGGGCTGCTGGCCGATCCCGCGGTGCGGGCCGGTGAGCTCGATACCGGTCTGCTGGATCGGCGCGGAACGCCCGAGGCTCCCCACCCCTCGGCCGCCGCGCTCGCCGCGGTCGCCGACCGCGTCGCGAATGAACAGGGCCCGGATGCCGGCACCCCGACCCTCGGCTCCGTGTGGCGCCGCGTCGGACCGTGGCGCGCCGGGGGAGCGGCCGCCCCGCGGATCATCCACCTCGAGGACGACGCCGGTCGCGTGCACGACGTCGCCCCCGGGGTCATCCACCTCGGCGACGACCTGGAGCGCGCGCACGATGTGGCTCCCGGCCCGGTTCAGGCCGCCGTCGTGACCGGTGGGCCCACCGAGTACTGGGTGCACGCCGACGGCGGGGCGCACCGGCTGCGTGTCGTCTCGCGGCAGGCGGCCGCCGAACGGCGCCGGGCGGCCGCGGGTCGGCCGCCGGGAACGATCGACCCCGACCTCGTCGCCCCGCTTCCGGGCACCGTCGTCGCCGTACACACCGCCGACGGCGACGCGGTCGCGGCGGGCGACCGGCTCGTCACCATCGAGGCGATGAAGATGGAGCACACAGTGACCGCTCCCCACGCCGGCACCGTGCGGCTGCGCACGTCCGCGGGCGCCCAGGTCGCCCGCGATGCGGTGGTCGCGACCGTGACGCCGGCTGCCCCCGCGGGAGAGGCGTCGACCGGCTCACCGACCGGAGTTGATCAGGTCGCTGAGCCCATCGACGCCCCCGCGGGGCGCGAATCCTCGCGCACAACCTCGGCGATGCGCACAACCGCTGTCGCCGATGCGGCGAGTGCGGCGGAGGATGCGCGAATCGCGGAGGATGCGCACGCCGACGCCGACGCCGACGCCGACGCCGACGCCGACGCCGCGTCCGCACTGGCGGAACCCCGCGATCCCGCCGCCACCGTGGCATCCTCTCTCCCCGCTTCGTCCATCCCCGCTTCCCACAAGGAGACCCTCCCGTGA
- a CDS encoding carboxyl transferase domain-containing protein produces MSTAPVIDSHSPEATSDAAPTQRSLAAELRDTLARAARGGSDAARERHTARGKLLARDRIDRLLDEGSPFLEVAPLAAHGLYDGGAPGAGMVAGIGLVHGRHVMVLANDATVKGGAYFPLTVKKHLRAQEIARDNRLPCIALVDSGGAFLPMQDEVFPDREHFGRIFRNQAQLSALGIPQIAAVLGSCTAGGAYVPAMSDESVIVRNQGTVFLGGPPLVKAAIGEDVTAEQLGGGELHARRSGVVDHLADDDAHALEIVRDIIATLPPTPAPVWEVLPAVAPRRPAEDLYDLVPVDVSHPVDMRAIIDTLVDADSLHEFKALYGETVITAFARLHGHPVGIIANDGVLFSESALKAAHFIELADQRGIPLLFLQNITGFMVGRDAEAGGIAKDGAKMVTAVATTRVPKLTVLVGGSYGAGNYAMCGRAYDPRFLWTWPASRISVMGGAQAASVLSTVTRDQRAARGEEWTDADDQAFQKPIRERYDEQGSPYYATARLWDDGVIDPADTRTMLGLALDVVSRVPLADRGFGLFRM; encoded by the coding sequence ATGAGCACAGCACCGGTTATCGATTCACACTCGCCCGAGGCGACGAGCGACGCCGCGCCCACGCAGCGCTCCCTGGCCGCCGAGCTCCGCGACACCCTCGCCCGGGCCGCGCGCGGGGGATCGGATGCCGCCCGCGAACGCCACACCGCGCGGGGCAAGCTCCTCGCCCGGGACCGCATCGACCGCCTGCTCGACGAGGGCAGCCCCTTCCTCGAGGTCGCGCCTCTGGCCGCCCACGGGCTCTACGACGGCGGCGCCCCCGGGGCGGGCATGGTGGCGGGGATCGGTCTCGTGCACGGGCGCCACGTGATGGTGCTGGCCAACGACGCCACCGTGAAGGGCGGCGCCTACTTCCCCCTCACGGTCAAGAAGCACCTGCGCGCCCAGGAGATCGCGCGCGACAACCGTCTGCCCTGCATCGCCCTCGTGGACTCGGGCGGGGCGTTCCTGCCGATGCAGGACGAGGTCTTCCCCGATCGTGAACACTTCGGTCGCATCTTCCGCAATCAGGCGCAGCTCTCGGCCCTCGGCATCCCGCAGATCGCCGCTGTGCTGGGCTCGTGCACCGCGGGAGGCGCGTACGTGCCCGCGATGAGCGACGAGAGCGTGATCGTGCGCAACCAGGGCACGGTGTTCCTCGGCGGACCGCCCCTGGTGAAGGCCGCCATCGGTGAAGACGTCACCGCCGAGCAGCTCGGCGGGGGAGAGCTGCACGCGCGCCGCTCCGGAGTGGTCGACCACCTCGCCGACGACGACGCGCACGCGCTCGAGATCGTGCGCGACATCATCGCCACCCTGCCGCCGACTCCCGCGCCGGTGTGGGAGGTGCTGCCCGCGGTCGCACCCCGACGCCCGGCGGAAGACCTGTACGACCTCGTCCCCGTCGACGTGTCGCACCCCGTCGACATGCGCGCGATCATCGACACCCTCGTCGACGCGGACTCCCTGCACGAGTTCAAGGCGCTCTACGGCGAGACCGTCATCACCGCCTTCGCGCGCCTGCACGGCCACCCGGTCGGCATCATCGCGAACGACGGGGTGCTGTTCAGTGAATCCGCGCTGAAAGCCGCGCACTTCATCGAGCTCGCCGACCAGCGCGGCATCCCCCTGCTGTTCCTGCAGAACATCACCGGGTTCATGGTGGGCCGCGACGCCGAGGCCGGCGGCATCGCCAAAGACGGCGCCAAGATGGTCACCGCCGTCGCCACTACGCGGGTGCCCAAGCTCACCGTGCTCGTGGGCGGCTCGTACGGCGCGGGCAACTACGCGATGTGCGGGCGCGCGTACGATCCGCGGTTCCTCTGGACCTGGCCCGCGAGCCGCATCTCGGTCATGGGCGGCGCGCAAGCGGCATCCGTGCTCTCGACCGTCACGCGCGATCAGCGCGCCGCCCGCGGCGAGGAGTGGACGGATGCCGACGACCAGGCGTTCCAGAAGCCGATCCGCGAGCGCTACGACGAACAGGGCAGCCCGTATTACGCCACCGCCCGCCTCTGGGACGACGGCGTGATCGACCCCGCCGACACCCGCACGATGCTCGGGCTCGCGCTCGACGTCGTCAGCCGGGTGCCGCTGGCCGACCGGGGCTTCGGCCTCTTCCGGATGTGA
- a CDS encoding TetR/AcrR family transcriptional regulator, giving the protein MTRANGKPPADAGEARDEPSARADEARDEPSADVGEARPGTARDRAKADRRAALLAAAARLFAERGFDGVTLEDIGAAVGVSGPAVYRHVSGKQALLGAILVDVSERLLHGGRAVTAAVSDPATPSTTAETPHDTSGDGSLDRRVAEDPRSRARSASGDSPSERNPGAPLLRALVDFHVAFALAEADVIRVQDRDLDRLSPADRRTVRDLQNAYVSVWTAALADADPDAETPAERRVRALACFGLINSTPHSVRGVAAARVRPTLTRMALAALTA; this is encoded by the coding sequence ATGACAAGAGCGAACGGGAAGCCGCCGGCCGACGCCGGCGAGGCGCGCGACGAGCCCTCCGCCCGCGCCGACGAAGCGCGCGACGAGCCCTCGGCCGACGTCGGCGAAGCGCGCCCGGGCACCGCGCGCGACCGCGCCAAGGCCGATCGCCGAGCGGCGCTGCTCGCGGCCGCCGCCCGTCTCTTCGCCGAGCGCGGCTTCGACGGCGTGACCCTCGAAGACATCGGCGCCGCCGTCGGGGTCAGCGGCCCCGCGGTGTACCGCCACGTCTCCGGCAAGCAGGCGCTGCTCGGTGCGATCCTCGTGGACGTCAGCGAGCGGCTCCTCCACGGCGGGCGTGCCGTCACCGCGGCGGTGTCGGACCCCGCGACCCCGAGCACAACGGCGGAGACCCCTCACGACACATCGGGCGACGGCTCCCTCGACCGGCGTGTCGCCGAGGATCCCCGCAGCCGTGCACGCTCGGCATCCGGGGACTCCCCGTCCGAGCGGAATCCGGGCGCACCGCTGCTCCGCGCCCTCGTCGACTTCCACGTCGCGTTCGCGCTCGCCGAGGCCGACGTGATCCGCGTGCAGGACCGCGACCTCGACCGCCTCTCACCCGCCGACCGCCGTACGGTCCGCGACCTGCAGAACGCGTACGTCTCGGTGTGGACCGCGGCTCTCGCCGACGCGGACCCGGATGCCGAGACCCCCGCCGAACGTCGCGTCCGCGCCCTGGCCTGCTTCGGTCTGATCAACTCGACCCCGCACAGCGTGCGCGGGGTGGCGGCCGCTCGCGTGCGCCCCACGCTGACGCGCATGGCCCTCGCGGCGTTGACGGCCTGA